A region of the Falco peregrinus isolate bFalPer1 chromosome 4, bFalPer1.pri, whole genome shotgun sequence genome:
GAGATGGCCTGCGTGGACCCAGACCCCGATAGCTGTTAGTGCAAAATGCGCGGCTGCTGCACAACAGACACCTCTTCTCAAGtcactgattttctgctttgggCTTCCTGAACTCACTCAGTTTAAGGGGAGGAGAGCTGATAAGCCTCTCGCCTGGGCTCCTGTGCAGCATGGGCCATCACTTGTCATCCAGTTACCCTggtgctgagccccacagcTAGTCTTTGCATTTGTCTGCTGCTTATCCTCCAGAGAGTTATCTAGTCTTCTGTTGAAGGCGGCACAAAACAGAGACCTTTCcgataatttcttttaatactgcgttctgacttattttttttaaaaaaaggaagctgtGTGTTTCATAACTAAAGCTGACCTAGCTTCATCCTCTAGCGACTGGCTCTtactctgctgctctctgctagAGGAGACAGCTGTTTCCTATCCAGTCTCCCACCCCCCTCAAAGGCATTTGCACACCCAGATCATCTCAGTCCTTCCAGATTATCTCAGTGTTCTTCCTAATAAACTGAAAAGATTGAGTCTTTAATTGGAAGGCGTTTTCTTCAGGatttgattaattttctgtctctctttggctccatttccattattttaaacctttttacTTAACAGGAGTACCAGCTTTGGGTGCTGTATTCAGATGCCCTCCTCACTGATGCTGTTTGAGCAGTAGCACTCTCCTTATCCCTACCTCTGCTTTCATTCCACCAATTGCATTAGCTAATTTTGCCATAAATGTTACCCTGTAAACTCATCTTGAGCTGTTTTTGTGTATGACCTTTCAGTATGTAATCTACCCTCCCGCAGGTACAATTAGAATTCCTTCTTTTGCATTTTGCCGATTTATGATCTACTTTGCTTGAGTTATTCTAACTTAGCAAGTACCCCACATTGCTCCATACAACTGCACTGTCTATTTTTGTCATCACAGGAGTGACATATTTTCTCAGTAatggttttatatttattttgatgtcAACTAGGCGAGCACTGTACAGCACTGAGCCTTATACTAATCCCTTTGGAATGTCTCCAAATGCATTCCCACTCGGTGATGATTTTCTGTTGACAATTGCGTATCAAATCTGTCACTCAGCCAGTTCTTACTTCACTTAGCGTATGCTCTATTGTTATGAAGCAGAGATATTGTCTTGTAAAAGATCAAAGCTCctaaatcattaaaattatctttatcCAAACCACAGAGGATGAGataaaatatgattattttGTCACACCCATTTTCCATGGGTCAGGCATCAGTTGTATTCCTGACCTTTTGTCAGTCGTGCCCTTTACTCCTCATCCCAGCCAGGTTTAGTACAGCCTGTGGAACAGGAATCTGGCTTGTGTCTAGGGTAGGAAGGAGAAGGCTCCCAGTGGCCTTGAAcaggccagggcagcagcttcAAAATGAGTTGCAACAACCTTGTGCTACCTAAGACTGTGACTATGTCTCTTAAAGGTGGGGAATACATCTGTGAGCTAGCACTTGTGCAGCTTTCTTTAGACTCCGATTGGAGAACCTGTGAAAAAATAACAGTGAGATGTGAATCATTTCATTCGTCTCAGTGGGATGTTAATTGTTTCACACAGGTGACTTAGAGATTCATGTAGctaattttttccctgtttcacTGGATTATTTGAATGTCTGAGGTAGGAAACTCTGTTAGATCATCTTACCCAGCAACAGACGCATTGCAGGCTCATTCTTTTCAATGCTTTATCCTGTGCTTTGTTCATCTGGAATTTAAGTGTCCCCAGCAGTGAGACTTACGCACTCCTTAGAAGGATGTTCCATGTCCTAGCCTGTATCCCTCGTGAAACATTAGGGATGAGACTGATAAAATGAATCAGTAATATGCCCATAgaaatttttattcatatttccGGTGTTAATTAACTTTCTTTTACAGTTCTTAGTTACACTCCTGAGACCAGTTTCAACTTCGGTGTGACTCCCAGTAGTTTCTTGCACTTGTCGACagcagagattaatttttttcatctgtcttttGCTAACTGTCAAAAAAAGCTATTGAGGGGTCAGCAAGATGTAAGAGGCGCGGCTGTTGCCAGcaaagaggaaggcaggagaagaCCTTCTGAAGGGAAAAGTGGTCAGTAAGGGAGGAGGAGAGTAAGTGGAGTATCTAGGGGTCAGGCTTCCATCAAATTCTCACTCCCTGGATAAGATTGTATGAATCAGACCTGCCTATCTGTAGGAAACTCTGGGAACTAATTAGCTCTATTGCCTGAATCTGTATCTGgtttgcatttatttagaaACAGGCAGATGCAGGGGATGTGGGTATGCTAGGGCTGGTTTGTACCCCATCAGCTTCTCCTGTGTCAGTGAATACTTCATCTCCACACCCTCAGCGTTTTAGGAATAAATCAAGTGTTGTGGACTCACTGGGATAGCTCTtggcttctgaaaaaaatttttaggCTGTGCCGCCATGATTCTTAAAGATGTCTGTAATTTGCCCAGGTGGAGTCTaggtttttgtcttttaaagagATCCTCGTCATTTCGTTGTCCAAATTAGTAACCTGTTGGAGCATGCCACTGTTTCGGTGCACCCAGGCTTCATTTCCATGGGAAGAGAGAAACACGGAATAGCTGAGAAGAGTGTTTGCCCAGGCCTTATCCAAAGACCAATACAATGTGTGTGCGCCCAGGCTCAGGACCTAAAAACTATCTCAGTTTCCACAAATATCCTGCAGTCCCCCAGGCTAGTGTAGGCATTTACATGAGCCTGTAAGTAATTAGTGATTTTGTCCTGTATCACTGGTCTTGTTGAAGTGCTTAGGACTATCATGTGCTGTAAGGATGATGCTCTCAGCAACCCTTGCTGGCTGTGCCGTTGGATAGCACTACATGCTCAAAGTCTTACGAACACAGAAATTTGAGGGGAGATATTTATGCAGAGCAACAATTAACACAGTTAATTGCATTTATCTTTCATGCTGGCAGATCTGCCAACTGTCAGCTATTTCAGACTAACTCATCAGTTAGATGTCTTCACGTTGATAATTGATTCCTCAATTGTATGTGAAAAAATTCACACTTATTAGAGCTAGTTTGCGGTGCGTACCTTCTGGGTTTTCCCCTAGCGCTTTGGATCTGTTTTGTCTTAAATGAAGGTTAATCATTTAATTTCCTTGGGGGAGAATAAActatgcttcattttcttttacattctgGTAATTGCAGGAGGTTGCAGAACAAGTTGCAGGAGTTTAAATCTCCCGTCGTTCGTTCGTGGGAGCTGGAGCAtttcctgctctcctgctgcctaaGGTGCATATTCTTAGCCCCAAAGCTATGGTTGCCAAGTGTTTTTGCTAAGGAACTCTGTGCCCTCAGCTGaagctgaagtcagtgaaaagTGCCCTGGAGCAATGGGCACATCATACGTTTGACGTCAAAGTTAGAAAATTACTCATCCTAAATGTTCTTGTACGTTGAAGCCCACAGGCATCAATGCAGAGGCTGCCGAGCACCCTTCACTATCACCAGTGTTAATACCGGAGGCAACTGGAACCTTTCAGGATCTGGGTCTATATCTCACTGTAgttaacagaattttaaatgaacagGGAGTGTGGAGAGAAGGAAACGAGCTAGCTCACACACTGAAAATATGGTAGAGACTCATCAAGCTGCTCACATAAAGTAGTCTGTGAGGAGGTAGGTGCTTCTCCAGCTGAGCTACCTCCTTCTGCCAGTGAtgagggatgctgctggagtCTTTCATGATACTGATATGAAGAAAAGTGTTGTGAGATCCCCAAATACTGTGATACCGTGAAGTAATTTTTGAGTAATTTTGGAGGATGGATCAGTGAGCCCTGACTAAATTATggccttttttccttcctgcccttgCTAATAGCTCTGCTCGCTAGCTGATGTGACGTTGCAACTGTCCAGGGTCGTACCTTTGAGAGATCCTTACCCCAACAAGCTTCCTCATTTCCCCTCCCCTTGGCATCCTCTGactccttttcctcctgagaCCACGCACCATCCAATCTTGCTCCATTTTGCGCTTTACTGGGAACTGACATAACTGCAAACTGGAGGAGGAGTGCAAAAGCTCAGCCTGCCTCTGGGCTCCTCACCCCAGCTGTAGCAGCTCTCCAGCACCAGAAACAGAGGGGCGAAAGCAGAGAGGTGCACGAAGAGCACAAAGTGAAAGACAGCCTGGGATCATGGATGTCACAGTATTGTGGAGTCAGTGGCAAATAGCCGGAGAGGTCACTTGGTGTTGTGTGGGCTTTACAACCGCAGCACCACCAGGGCGTCTTGCCATGCCCATTTCTACTCTGCATTAGGCAAGGCAGACATACTCAAACGTGCATGCACACAGATGTGCGTGAGTATGTGCCCACACACGCTTTACAGCCTTGGCTGACAGCACAAGTGTAAGCTCAAACCCTCTGGGCCCCATCCTGCAATGCAGGTGAGTACCTGCACGCAGGAGACCAGCCCCGCTGGTTCTGTTACGCTGCTTGTGTTAACGTTATTCCTGCTGGCGTGCGCACAAAAATTCATAGGACAGGGCCCAAACCAGTTAAAATTTCATGTTCATTGAAACAcagctgtatttaatttttgttagacaaaaattaaaagttattttcaaaaatagtaACAATAGAGCAACGAAGATAACATGAAATCATAAAGCCAGTCATGCAACACTGTCTAGTCCTTTGATATGGTAACTTGGTCACTGTCCAGGAGCTCAGGGCTCAGGGGCATGCTAGCAGCAAAGCAACTGTGTCATAAAATTAAAGATCATGACCTGTGTTGGCAGTGGCAGCAccataaattatttaaaagagcAAACTTTAACAAACCTAAtctacttctcttttttttttttttttttttttaaaattagttgtTTTTCCACTTTAGCTGTGAGTGGTGAAATTGAGTTAAGTGGtgtattgtttttctttctggcagATTTCAAAACCAGGCCACCAAGTCAACTGACCCATAGGAGAGTCCCCAGGGTTTTGTCCTTTAAGATTACACCTGGACTCATGCGTTAGTTTGGAATTTAAAGTTGTGGTCCTGCTTCAGCGTCACAGCTGCCAGATGTGGGCAGGAACGGTCCCTTTATCCCTCTTGGGTTTTTGCTGCTGTAAAGTTTGAGTGTTGAACACCGGATGAGGATGTTGTCTAAGCAAAAGGGGGATttcattaaacattaaaaaatgataaTGTTTGAGGTAGTATTAGAACTTGAGTCTGCCtccacttaaaataaataaatgaacctGCAAAATTATATCTTGAGTTAATTGTCTAACCATAAGCAATAGGGGCCTGTAAGCTGTCAAATGAGTGATTCAATAACATGTTTGTGTGGCTGAGAAGATAATAAAGAAAAACCCCAGTATTGCCGTTTCATTAGACCTTGTAGGCTCATCCTCCTTTCACAATCATATAAATCAGGAGTAACTACACTTTAGTTATCCTGCTGTAAAAGCACTATTTGTCAGGCAGGAATTAGATGAATATATAAATTACTAACCCATTCCAAAGATCTGTGGATTAATTTCCATTTGCTGTTCCAGGCAGAACCTGCCTGCCAGTTGACCGACTGCTGTGTTGCTGGTTGGCACTGgagtgagaaaaggaaaacagtggaagCTTTGCCCCAGACTCTTGATGGGAACAGGAGCAGGTCCCTGGATGCTGCTTGCTCTTTTGGGGTTGCTGTTTGGATTGTTAGGCTATTTATTGCTGGTTTTCTCAAATAAGAGAAGGCAAATGGCTGTGTCTTTAAAGGTAAGGAGGCAGATGCATTCCTTATTGCTGTGAGTTTATGTATTTGCAGAAACGTGGAGCCCATGGCAGCCCTGGAGCCCCTGCAGTGTCACCTGTGGGGACGGCGTCCGGGAGCGCTCCAGAGAGTGCCTCACCTCCTCGCCGGCAAAACCAGGCTGTGCTGGATCACCGAGGGAGACTTCCTTGTGTTCACTGGAGGAGTGTTTGTGTACGTAGCTCTGCTGTCCTCTTCCCTGTGGTTGCATGTCTCCCctggaaaaagcaaagggcCTGTTACCAGAAGGGCTTTGTAAAATGGAAGTATCTGATTTCTCCTTCAGTCATATTGATTGTGGGGGGGTGTCACGTTCCTGCAGTTGATGGAGTAGGGTGGGAGCCTACATGTGTTTGTAGGACAGCTGGAGATAGGGCTCCAAGGTGTAAGAAGATTTCTGAAACCTGTGGGTGCTATGGAAGGGGTTTAAAATCTCCAGCATGGCCAGGGAGCAGAGAAGGGCTGAAGGAGAGATCCTGGGGCTAGCAGAACATGTTCAGTACTGAAAGCCAAAGACCCCAGGCAGCGGAAACCTATTAAAAGAGGGCTGGTTCCAGCTGAGACCCACAGTGAGGTTCCCATTCTGGGAGTTTTGAGGTGGCAGTGCCAGgtctccccctgctccagcctgccaCTACTGTGGGCCAGTGACAGGGCAGACTGGCCAGTGCCGGTGGGTGGCTAGTGGGTACGGATACAAGAGACTTAAGTGTCCTGTAAGGTGAGAGGGGGTTACAGTAGCCACATGGCCGTGGTGAGGCTGGATgaggctgtgccagccccatAGCTGAGTGTTTGCAGCCATCATAAGGGGCAGAAGTGGCCCCTTTTAACAGGGCGCTGGTGCTTAGTCCATGCTAAACTTTCGCTTCTTGCAAACTCCCTGCTGGAAAGGAGGGTGCTGTCTCTGGAACTGGAGAGCTGCTACAGCAGGGCCAAGGGGCCCTAGAGGTCCATCTGCTCAGAAACGGGCTCATCTACAAGCTCCAATCAATGCCTTCTGTCCCACAGGTGCCACAGGGGAcaaggatggggaggggaaggtgccCAGGGACTGTGCAAGCTCCTAAGCTCTCAGGATGTAATTTAGCAGATATTTTAAGCTATTGCAAAGTGAGCAATGCCTCACCCCTTGTTTTGGCTGCTTCTGTGAACTTTCTTGTGCTGGCAAAAGTGCTGTGTGGAGAACTGGAATGCAGCCACCTAAAGAACTGACAGTTTAGGAAAGTAGGGAGGTTGTTTCTCACACGGCCACTGAAAAGAGAAGGACAGGAGAGGGGGAGAATGTGTAGCTGGAGCAGGAAGACCACAGGACGACTTTTTAAATGGAGATGTTGGCTTGAACCAGCTTTAGGGTGTTTGTTGAATGAAGACCTCAGAAGTATACAGGCAGGGCTGAAATGTATCGGGAGCACTCTAAGAAGTGGGTTGTGTTGAACAACAGGTCAGGCgaagggaaaatattaaaaattgtattCTATCAAGTCAGATAGTGCACTTTGTCAGTGTTTGTGCAGCACTTGGGATGTTTAAACAGCTTGTTGTTAAACTGTCTGATGTTTTTAATGACTAGAAAATGCTGGCCATGTGGGTTTGCTTATATTGTAACGCTGCAAGTGTAAGCAGGGAGGAACAAGTCAAATGTTTAGGGCCCCAGCTTAAAACTGATTCCCTGCTCTAGGTCTGGTTGTCTTCTCTATGCCGAGCAGTCAGAATGCTGTGGGCAGTAATGCCACCAGCAAAATGCAGTGGGGTTGTTGGTATTTTTCTAAAGCTGATACTGAGCTGTGCTATTCCGCGCCTCCTGTTACCTGCCGGAGGGGTATGTCTGTAAGGACAGTATTTGGCTTGGCTCCTTGCTGGGCAATTTCACCCCACTCCTCTGGAGCTCTGAGGGCAGTCCCAGTGCAGAGAGCTCCCCAGAGGATGGTCCATGCATGTGGAGCATGTGCTGGACACGGGGTTTGTGCATGCACCCTGCTTTACCTGCACAGAAGTGACAGGACTCTGGTGCTTCTCAGAGGTGTCACTCTTTCTCTGCAGGTGCACAACTGTATAATGCATATGGTGGTTTCCAGAGATATCAGCCGTCCTGTGCCAGCCTGGTTAGAGATACAGCCTAACAGTACTCAGCAGGTCTGGACAACCCTCAGATTCTAGCGAGGTCTATGGGTTGATAAAGAGGGTTTATATATAGAAAACACAGATGCACAGGAGGCCTACATCTGCACCCATTGCCCTGGGATCATCTGGAGGAATTGCCTCGCTTCTCTCTTGCACGTGGTTTCTAATACTCCTGCTCCCATGTCAGGCAGCTTTCTTTACAGAATCACCTACATGATTTCATCTCATTGAATCCTAGGGTGCTTGAGAAGTGACTTGACACCGTGATATTACAGTGTTCATCTGCTGCCTGATCTCAAGCTGGGAGTGTcactcttccccaccccctgaCTGTCTGCACCTTTCTGAAGCAggcaagcttttttttcagcataactGTGTTTGCAGTCATTAGTCCAGCAGATGGAGCAAATGGCTGAATAAATGAAACCAGCACACAGCCTAGGGGCAGAGGTAGATGAGAAGGAGAGAGTGGCAAATCTATGCAACTAAGTCCTGTTTCAAACCTCGCCATTCCCTAGCTGTTAGCTTTCTACTCCAAACAATACAGCACAGTATCTGCATTACAGATAGAAAACGGAGTCTTTAGAAAATAACTGGACTGAGGGAAGGATGAGCAATGAAGGGATTGCTCCGCTGTGGTGGTACTGAACAGAGCAAATGCTGGTCCTGCCTTCTTCCCTGAGGTCAGCATGTTCACTCCCTGCTCAGGCCCCACAACAGCAGTGTTCCATGCTCTGGCGTGGTGGCATTGGGCTGAATGCAAGTTTTAGACATCCTCCAAAAAGGACTCAGCAGGCGGTGGTCTTGTTCTTTAAGCTGATGTCAAGCTCTCAGAGTGACATGAAGGTCAGAGTTAACCCAATGGCAGGATTTTTCAAAGGGCTTGGGACTGTCGGGTGGTCCTGAGTCAAAGAAACAGATCTCCTGCCCAGCGCAGCACCCTGCATGTCTGTTGTCATAGCAGCCTGAGACCTTCTGGTCTGTGTTCATCAGTGCATTTGTGCATCCTGCACAACTAATCGCCGTGCTACCAGCTTGCTGTGGAATGAGTATTATTCTGAATTATGGGAAGTACATGGTGTCTCCTTCTTGTTATTCTGCAGACGCATTTCCTATGCCTGGACAGTCActgtggtgctggcaggagcacCTGCCAAGTTTTACAACAGACTGTCTATCACTCTGATGGAAGGCTTTGGGTTCCGGATAAAGCTAGAGACTGGGACAGGGTTGTTAAGTGGTTCAGTCTGAGCTCACAGCTTTGTGGCCAGCTCTTGTCAACTACAACTGAGCAGCTTCATCCTCCGACGGCATTTTTGTGGCCTGACAGCTGACGTTTGGCCACAAGAAACTGGGGAGTGCTAACACACACTAAAATTATCTGCTGCACCAAATCATCCACTTTCCACCGTGCTATGTTCTGCTCAGGGTTGCATCTGAAATGCTAGAGACCTCATCCACAAAAAGAATTATTAATCTCTCATTGGTTCAGCCTTCTGTAATGAGGTGCAATGGGCAGGTGGAGGTTTAAATAGGGATGTGGAAAGCTCTGAGATGTTCAAATTCCAGATTAGAATCATAtaatatctcaagttggaagggacccgtaAGGATCATAGAGTCCAGCTCCCTGTTCCTCGCAGGGCTACCTAAAATTAAACCACATGACTAAGACAATcttccagatgctccttgaactctgacaggttTGGTGCAGtgactgcttccctggggagcctgttccagtgactgaccacTACCTTAGTGAAGGAGGGCTGCAGGATATTCTTCCCTCTTTGAAGGCCCATCTCCAGTCCACGACAGAAGAGTGTCAATACTAGAATGCCAGGGGCATGAGAGCAGTGGCCTTCTCAGTTGGGAGCCTGCTGTAGAGGGGGAAGGTTTCAGCGTCTGGGGCTGTGACATCAGGCAGCAGTGGAAGAACCATCCTCAGAGGACTCCTTAGAAAAGATACACTGCCCATGCTAGTGCTGTCTCTCTGCTCTTCAGACTCACTGCAAATCTCACGCCCGCTTAAGCTATCCTAAAAGTAAGTCTAAAGTGGTACCTGAAGTACTAATGTGGGTcgggttatttttttccccttttacgGCACCTTTCACCAGAGGATCTTAATGTACTTCATAAAGGAGGACAAATAGTGTTATCCCATTTTACACGTATTTAGGAGTGCCTTAAGGAAATGGCGGAACAGGAAAAAGTAAAGATTACATTGAAAAGGTCCATGGGGAGCCTTGGTGTAAAGTAAGTAGATCTGTTCCTGCCAGTTTGAAGTCATTGGTAGTAAGTCATCTCCAATGAGCAAATTTTAATGGCAGTTGGACAGCTTCCTGTACTGTATTAattggttattttttctttgcagtaacGTATCCATCCTAAAATACCAAAGTGCTGATGGCAGTGCAACTCTGACAGACATGTGTGCTCTTTGTTACAGCTATCAGGCCTCCCACTCCACCTTCTGTCCAGCCAGGAGAGGaccagaaagcaaataatataGTCACCGTCACAGGTATCTCCCTATGCTTGTTCATCATCTTTGCCACTGTTCTCATCACCCTCTGGAGGAAGCTCTGTAGAGCTCAgaagtgcagcactgctgtccGCCGAAACTCCGTCCATTCCCCCAGCTTCCGGAAAAACTCTGATGAGGAGAACATTTGCCAAGGCAACAAGCAGCGGGACAGTTTTGCCGAAGGAGGGGATGCCCCTGTTAACATTCCTCTGACTTACAGGCGAAGCCTCCAATTTGCCCAAGAAGATGATGCCTCTGGAAGCGAAAACTTTCAGCCAAACGCACAAAAAATAATCCCTCCGATTTTCAGCTACcgcctggcacagcagcagctgaaagagatGAAGAAGAAAGGGTTGACTGAGACCACCAAGGTGTACCATGTCTCTCAGAATCCCCTCACGGACACGGTTGTTGGTGCTACCACGATGCTTCCCCTGAGTGGGGAGAACCAAGAGGAGGCAGTGGCGAACAAATTTAGGATCAAATCTCCATTTCTGGACCAGCCAGCCAGTCAGCCCAAATTCCTGGGGGAAAGCTCTCACCCTAGGCTGGATTTTCCGTTCTCACAGGCCAATCCTGCCATGAGCCCTACTCAGACCTTAGTAAGAAGAGCTCATTTCAAGCACCAGGATAACAGAGGGGACTTACCCGAGAGGGGCTGTCACAGAAACCCACAGTTTAGAAGAACAGCCAGTTTCCATGAAACCAAAAAGGCCAGGCCTTTCAGAGAGAGAAGTATGTCCACCCTCACCCCCCGACAGACTCCCCTCTACAACTCCAGGACCAGAACGTGGGACCAGGGTTTGGAGGACAGGACGCGGCCAAAATCGAGGAACACCAATCACACGTGTGAAAAGCTGGATCAgccccacagcactgtgctggggTGCGAACCACAGGGCCACGGCACAAAGGGCCACCACAGGGCAGGTCCCCCGGTGAAGAAGCTGGACCTGATCACTGACCGCCAGCCTGCTGGtcaggagaaggcagctgatAAGCCCGAGCTCAGCCGTAGTAAGAGGGGCCCTTCACCTAACCCCAGAGGTGCGTGGCGGAAGGAAGCGGGCTCGACTGGCAAGGATAATTCCCAGAGAGGCCCAGGCGTGAGCCCTGCCCAGTACCGAAGGGACAAGTGCCAGAGCTTCCCCTTGGACCCTGAGTTTGCCTTTTATGACAATACTACTTTTGGCTTAAcggaggcagagcagcagatgaTCGACCTCCCCGGGTATTTCGGCTCAAATGAAGAGGATGAAACAAGTACTTTAAGCATCGAGAAGCTGGTGATCTGAGTGACTCattgcagccctgcaggagggGCGTGCACAGGAGAGGGTCTGCAGGGTCGGTTGGCTTCTGGTGGAAGGGGCAGCAGGAACTGCATTAcctctgcacagagcaggagggaaTAATGCCCCAAGTCTGGCTTCTGGGAACACATTCCTTTCTAATTACTGGAAAGTGCTTCcgtgtaattattttttgtatgtatgtgtgtacaaTACACACAGAATACCCTGGGAAAGCACATGTTAGTGAAGGTGTGACGCAGGAATAGCCAACAGATTTTATTGTGTAAAGCAGTCACGTTTGGTGCGTCATGCATGATGAATGCCACTGATCTAGCCTTTCTCACCTTGTGGACCATGTACTAGTAGATTATGATATCCTAAAGCATCT
Encoded here:
- the THSD1 gene encoding thrombospondin type-1 domain-containing protein 1 isoform X2 gives rise to the protein MKQMLKDFSNLLLVVLCDYVLGEVEYLLLERPGHVAFSNDTVSVEYQYYSDGNVTAEHLSVLLLDASTNEIIARKQLPANQSHGRVEFECFHFKSAGDFLFRMVSPSNNSSAAQWSRRSMSALHVEWPVFHIDLNRSSEVLGSSIQVGIFTNEQLCAINETVVSLDVIFTSTLYEFRRVSSDDTLGIRTSKRILLSRSQWIEFDCPPVGQETYITVLLKSLETRSIISSIGPIDLLHKFGYRLVVAPETTCKTLVQVFIVSPPCTSISGKIVVYKEAVKHPSQRTTWLYENALHPGDNRTEFNCTLFDVGKNKYCFDLFNFSNRSHFPTRVKECMMIQRNMAIRPPTPPSVQPGEDQKANNIVTVTGISLCLFIIFATVLITLWRKLCRAQKCSTAVRRNSVHSPSFRKNSDEENICQGNKQRDSFAEGGDAPVNIPLTYRRSLQFAQEDDASGSENFQPNAQKIIPPIFSYRLAQQQLKEMKKKGLTETTKVYHVSQNPLTDTVVGATTMLPLSGENQEEAVANKFRIKSPFLDQPASQPKFLGESSHPRLDFPFSQANPAMSPTQTLVRRAHFKHQDNRGDLPERGCHRNPQFRRTASFHETKKARPFRERSMSTLTPRQTPLYNSRTRTWDQGLEDRTRPKSRNTNHTCEKLDQPHSTVLGCEPQGHGTKGHHRAGPPVKKLDLITDRQPAGQEKAADKPELSRSKRGPSPNPRGAWRKEAGSTGKDNSQRGPGVSPAQYRRDKCQSFPLDPEFAFYDNTTFGLTEAEQQMIDLPGYFGSNEEDETSTLSIEKLVI
- the THSD1 gene encoding thrombospondin type-1 domain-containing protein 1 isoform X1 encodes the protein MKQMLKDFSNLLLVVLCDYVLGEVEYLLLERPGHVAFSNDTVSVEYQYYSDGNVTAEHLSVLLLDASTNEIIARKQLPANQSHGRVEFECFHFKSAGDFLFRMVSPSNNSSAAQWSRRSMSALHVEWPVFHIDLNRSSEVLGSSIQVGIFTNEQLCAINETVVSLDVIFTSTLYEFRRVSSDDTLGIRTSKRILLSRSQWIEFDCPPVGQETYITVLLKSLETRSIISSIGPIDLLHKFGYRLVVAPETTCKTLVQVFIVSPPCTSISGKIVVYKEAVKHPSQRTTWLYENALHPGDNRTEFNCTLFDVGKNKYCFDLFNFSNRSHFPTRVKECMMIQRNMETWSPWQPWSPCSVTCGDGVRERSRECLTSSPAKPGCAGSPRETSLCSLEECLSIRPPTPPSVQPGEDQKANNIVTVTGISLCLFIIFATVLITLWRKLCRAQKCSTAVRRNSVHSPSFRKNSDEENICQGNKQRDSFAEGGDAPVNIPLTYRRSLQFAQEDDASGSENFQPNAQKIIPPIFSYRLAQQQLKEMKKKGLTETTKVYHVSQNPLTDTVVGATTMLPLSGENQEEAVANKFRIKSPFLDQPASQPKFLGESSHPRLDFPFSQANPAMSPTQTLVRRAHFKHQDNRGDLPERGCHRNPQFRRTASFHETKKARPFRERSMSTLTPRQTPLYNSRTRTWDQGLEDRTRPKSRNTNHTCEKLDQPHSTVLGCEPQGHGTKGHHRAGPPVKKLDLITDRQPAGQEKAADKPELSRSKRGPSPNPRGAWRKEAGSTGKDNSQRGPGVSPAQYRRDKCQSFPLDPEFAFYDNTTFGLTEAEQQMIDLPGYFGSNEEDETSTLSIEKLVI